Proteins co-encoded in one Gossypium arboreum isolate Shixiya-1 chromosome 11, ASM2569848v2, whole genome shotgun sequence genomic window:
- the LOC108473833 gene encoding probable receptor-like protein kinase At5g24010 codes for MGKFQWDKHHESLSLFLYLVIFFSYQLPSSAYTLPDKYFINCGSNIAVNVSFQTFVGDSNSDVSFTKQNSFVTDNRQASETPPLYQTARVFRKQSSYEFKINTNGTYLVRLHFSNSTDVSDAIFNVSASGFLLLHDFTVQKIGSSTITKEFILSIPIGKFLIYFVPQESSFAFINAIEVFPAPPDFISDEPTQISRTGNSNDYKGLLSQALQTIHRINVGGPTLTPDNDTLLRTWLPDDSYLTNSGIAKNSRVLSGRPNYDIVTEFIAPDLVYKTSKEMASNDSNITWSYDVTRDARHLIRVHFCDVISISLNILSFFLYINSNFSLNINPYQKVNDFATPFFMDFVVDSDDSGFITISIGPDSNSFYQNAFLNGVEIMEMMGKSDLVPVTHKSNNMYPFIIVGVVLGGLVLICIFGGLLFIGLRRRKSKHVETSEWSPLPIFKGSSHGNSKTPSREGTITVSPVPNLNLGLRIPLDEIQLATNNFDKKLQIGKGGFGTVYQGTLRNGFKVAVKRSQPGSGQGLPEFQTEIMVLSKIRHRHLVSLIGYCDERLEMILVYELMEKGTLRDHLYNAKLPCLSWKQRLDICIGAARGLHYLHKGASGGIIHRDVKSTNILLDENLVAKVADFGLSRSGPPDQSHVSTGIKGTFGYLDPEYFKTQQLTEKSDVYSFGVVLLEVLCARPAINPALPREQVNLAEWGMRCKDKGLLDQIVDPSIRDQINPNSLRKFAETTEKCLQEDACDRPGMGDVAWDLEYALQLQQTAVVQEPHEDSASNASGMLSSHVFQRLPSTNIEFEGDDMSIINEDESDSVPSASGVFSQLKMDEAR; via the coding sequence ATGGGAAAGTTTCAGTGGGATAAACACCATGAGTCTTTAAGCCTTTTTCTTTATCTTGTCATTTTCTTCTCATATCAGCTGCCTTCTTCAGCATACACGCTTCCAGACAAGTATTTCATCAACTGTGGATCAAACATCGCCGTAAACGTCAGTTTCCAGACCTTTGTTGGTGACTCGAATTCTGATGTTTCATTTACGAAACAAAACAGCTTTGTCACAGACAACAGGCAGGCATCAGAAACACCACCTCTGTATCAAACTGCAAGAGTTTTTCGGAAGCAGTCTTCATATGAGTTCAAAATCAATACTAATGGCACTTACCTGGTACGCCTTCATTTCTCCAACTCAACTGATGTCTCAGATGCTATTTTCAATGTTTCAGCTTCAGGTTTTCTGCTCTTGCATGATTTCACTGTCCAAAAAATTGGCAGCTCTACTATAACAAAGGAATTCATTTTGAGCATTCCAATAGGCAAATTTTTAATCTACTTTGTACCGCAAGAATCTTCTTTCGCATTCATCAATGCCATCGAGGTCTTTCCGGCCCCTCCAGATTTCATTTCTGACGAGCCTACACAGATTAGTCGGACTGGAAACAGCAATGATTACAAAGGCCTGCTCTCTCAAGCATTACAGACGATTCATAGGATCAATGTCGGAGGCCCTACACTTACACCAGATAATGATACTTTGTTAAGAACATGGCTTCCTGATGATAGTTATCTGACCAATTCAGGCATTGCAAAGAATAGTCGAGTTCTCTCAGGTAGGCCTAATTATGATATTGTTACCGAATTTATTGCACCAGATCTAGTATACAAGACTTCGAAAGAGATGGCATCAAACGACTCCAATATAACCTGGTCTTATGATGTAACCAGAGATGCTAGGCACTTGATTCGGGTTCATTTCTGCGATGTTATTAGTATATCACtgaatattttaagtttttttctCTATATAAATAGCAACTTCAGCCTGAACATTAACCCTTACCAAAAAGTGAATGATTTCGCGACTCCATTTTTCATGGACTTTGTGGTTGATTCTGATGATTCAGGGTTCATAACCATCTCCATAGGGCCTGATAGTAATTCTTTTTATCAAAATGCTTTTCTAAATGGCGTTGAGATAATGGAAATGATGGGGAAATCTGATTTGGTCCCTGTAACACATAAGTCCAACAATATGTATCCCTTCATTATTGTTGGTGTGGTCCTCGGAGGTCTTGTTCTTATCTGCATCTTTGGAGGTCTGTTGTTTATTGGATTGAGACGTAGAAAGTCAAAACATGTTGAAACTTCAGAATGGTCACCCTTACCTATATTTAAAGGAAGTTCTCATGGTAATTCTAAGACACCAAGCAGAGAGGGAACCATTACTGTTTCCCCTGTGCCTAACTTGAACCTTGGTTTAAGGATACCATTAGACGAGATTCAGTTGGCAACAAACAACTTCGACAAGAAGTTGCAGATTGGTAAGGGTGGATTTGGGACTGTCTATCAAGGGACTCTCCGGAATGGCTTCAAAGTGGCTGTGAAACGAAGCCAGCCAGGGTCAGGTCAAGGTCTACCGGAATTTCAGACGGAGATCATGGTTTTATCAAAAATTCGACATCGCCATCTTGTTTCCTTGATCGGATATTGTGATGAAAGACTTGAGATGATACTTGTGTATGAGTTAATGGAGAAAGGAACTTTGAGGGATCACCTATATAACGCAAAACTACCTTGCTTGTCTTGGAAGCAAAGGCTCGATATTTGCATTGGTGCCGCAAGAGGACTTCATTACCTTCACAAAGGTGCATCTGGGGGCATCATTCACCGTGATGTCAAGTCGACAAACATCTTGCTCGATGAGAATCTTGTAGCCAAAGTAGCTGACTTTGGCCTTTCAAGATCTGGTCCTCCGGATCAATCCCATGTTAGCACAGGCATTAAAGGAACTTTTGGTTATCTTGATCCTGAGTACTTTAAAACACAACAGCTGACAGAAAAATCTGATGTTTATTCGTTCGGAGTGGTTCTTCTTGAGGTGCTTTGTGCAAGGCCGGCTATCAATCCTGCACTCCCAAGAGAGCAAGTGAACCTAGCAGAATGGGGAATGCGTTGCAAGGATAAAGGATTGCTTGATCAGATTGTGGATCCATCCATAAGAGATCAGATCAATCCCAACTCATTAAGAAAATTTGCAGAGACAACAGAGAAATGTTTGCAAGAAGATGCCTGTGATAGGCCTGGCATGGGTGATGTAGCATGGGACTTGGAGTATGCGTTACAGCTCCAGCAAACAGCAGTTGTCCAAGAGCCACACGAGGACAGCGCATCAAATGCTTCCGGTATGCTATCATCGCATGTTTTTCAGCGTTTACCTTCCacaaatatcgaatttgagggaGATGATATGTCTATCATAAACGAGGATGAATCTGACTCAGTCCCATCGGCAAGTGGAGTTTTCTCCCAATTGAAAATGGATGAAGCTAGATAA